The genomic DNA TTTCAACAAAAGCGGCGGCTTCGACATTTCGAAAATCTTCTGCAGGCTTTTTATTTTCTTCCGATAATGATTTAACATTTTCTAATTTATATATATCACGACCATTTTCATTATATCCGACATAATACAAAGATGAGCCTTCGTTCAATTGAGCTGATTCAAATGCACCCGTAGAAACTCGCGTCAATTGATCTAGTTGTTTATTATTTTTATAATAACGATATATCTGATAACGTCCGCTCTTTTCAGAACTAAACAAAATCACATCGCCATTTTCACTATATGATGGATACATATCAATACTGCGATCATCTGTAATCATCGTCCATCGCAGCGTTTTTAAATCTAACTCTTCTATATTCCAGCCTTTATCTTTTCTAAAAACTGCTGCAACAATATAATCACCCGATGGTGAGCATTTTAATTGCGTAACAATATCCGTATCATTGCCCTTCCATAAATGTTTTATTATTTCACCTCGCTTATTTAGCAACACAAGCTGGCTTTTTGCTTTATCCAGTTTAACTGCAACAATTGATTCTCCGTCAGCCGACCAACTGGCTGAACGATACCTACCACATTGCGTTATTCGCTTAAGTTCATCGCTACCATTTTCAACAATGTAAATATCACTATTTATATTGTATTCATCACAGTATTCATTTTGCGTTATTAATGTTCCTGACACTGGATGATTGTCTAATTTGGCATCACGATGAACATCTGTAATTGATATGGCATCACTATCAGTCAAACGTTTTAACTCTGCATGCTCAAATGCCCCTGCAGAAATATAAAATATATTCTCTTTATTGCTAACATCAACAGGCCCAGTGTTATATCCTGTAAAAGTCAGCTGAGAACCCTCAACCAGCCCTTTGTTTTTATACTCTTCAATTTCTGGTAAATAACGTTCATTTAACCATATAGAAAAATCATGCCACAGTTGATCAATGTTTTTATTAAATACCTGCTCTGAATTGCTATTAATCATAAACGGGATGATATTATCGCTGTAATTTTCTATTAAATTATCGATTCCCTGACGCCCATAAGTCTGTTCTACATATTGATAAAAATGCACTCCATATAAATAGGAACTTGTCCCCATAGGCCAGCTACGAATCGGTAAATTAATCTGACTTGCCGGTTTAACTCCATTTTCAACCTCAATGCGCATCATCATTTTGAACAAACTACTCTGCCCCCTCCCTATGCCTTTTAAAACATCAGTTTCATGATATGTAGCCAGCCCTTCTATAAACCAGCCCGGTTGATACATATTTGGGAACAACAAGAATTGACGTCCAAAAATATTACGTAAATATTCTGCACCACCATCTGTTTTATCCAAATGTAATATATGTGTATATTCATGCGTTATCAGCGTTTCCAACCAGTCATCAAAGTCTTCCAGGCTAGTTGCTGACTCAGGCGGCGCTAAAAAAAGCACGCTTCGATTAAAATGAATCGGAGTCGCGAAACCATTTGCAGAGTCAGTTTCATCACTTATAACAATGTGTGTTCTTTCATCAGGCTGCCAGTTAATGACGGGGTGAAGTTTTGCGTGAGCTTGCTCAGCAGAATTAACAGTTTTTTGTGCAAGGCCTTCATAACCTTCAGCATAATGAATATTGAAATTTGGAGAACTTAATGTTTTCCAATTAAGGCGCGGGTCAACCGCATGTGCAGTTGAAGCAAATAGAACTATAAAAAATAGACTAATAATTTTTATAATTAACGGCTTCCTTAAAATCTTTTCAGGCCTATCCAGATAAAAACACTGCCAATTCCAGCAGACAACCAACTCATAACAGGAACATGCAATACCTGATACTCTATATTAACCGTTTGTCCTGATAAAATTGTCGCCATTATTAAACCTGACACCCCTATTAATACATAGGATAATTTTTTATGGTTACTTTCAATATTTTTATTTAACTCTCTAAATGCTTCAGCCTGTTGTTGATGGTTTTCACCTTCAGCTATTTTCTTTACTGCATCAAATAACAACTCTGGCATATCAGGCATTTTTTCAGCAATGTAAGGCAGATTCTTTTTAAATCCTTTCAATAACGACTTTACTCCTACCTGTTCATTCATCCACTTTTCTAAAAATGGTTTTGCCGTTTGCCATAGATCAAGATCAGGGTATATCTGCCGGCCCAGACCTTCTATGTTTAATAATGTTTTCTGCAACAATACAAGCTGTGGCTGAACCTCCATATTAAAACGACGTGCAGTCTGAAATAACCTTAATAATAACTGACCAAATGAAATATCTTTTAATGGTTTTTCAAATATAGGTTCACAGACACTACGTATTGCAGACTCGAACTCATCCACTCTTGTGCCTGCAGGCACCCATCCAGAATCAACATGGAGTTGCGCAACGCGATTATAATCGCGTTTAAAAAATGCAAGAAAATTTTCAGCTAGATAACGCTGATCTTTCGGACTAAGTGTTCCAACAATACCGAAATCAACCGCAATGTACTCTGGATTACCCAGATCAGACATATCAACAAACAGATTGCCCGGATGCATATCAGCATGAAAAAAATTATGACTAAAAACCTGTGTAAAGAATATTTCAACACCCAGTTCTGACAACCGCTGCATATTGACACCCGCAGCTTTCATTTTTTCAATGTTTGCCATCGGCTCGCCATGAATACGCTCCATAACCATGACATTGCGACGCGTATAATCCCAGTAAACTTCAGGAATATACAGTTGCTTACTATTTTCAAAATTCCTTCTAAGCTGGCTTGCATTAGCCGCTTCGCGCATCAGATCTAATTCATCAAGAATCGTTTTTTCATATTCCTGCACAATCTCAATCGCACGCAAACGTCTGGCATCTTTTGAATATCGTTCAGCCAGTTTGGCAATTATAAACAGTAACGCGATATCCCGTTTTATAACCGGCTGAATATTTGGGCGTAAAACTTTAACGACGATTTCTTTTCCGTCTTTTAATTTTGCAGTATGTACCTGTGCTATTGAAGCAGATGCGAGTGGTGTTGTATTAAATTCATCAAAATATTCGTCAATACTCGTACCATATGCTTTTTCTATTAGTTGCTGCGCCAAATCACCGTCAAATGGCGGTACTCTATCCTGCAGAGCAGTTAATTCTTCTGCAATATCCTCTGGTAACAAATCTTTTCGTGTGGAGAGCATTTGTCCAAATTTAATAAATATCGGCCCTAAATCTTCAAGCGCCTCTCTTATTCTCTGCCCTCTTGGTGCACGATTTCTTGCTATCCAGTTCCAGGGCATTAAATATATTAAAAACCTGAACGGGCGAAACAAATGTATTTCAAAAATAATATCATCGAGTCCATGCTTAGCCAGAACATAGTTAATATACAATAATCGCAATAATTGCCTTACTTGTAACATTTTATAACCCTGTTTTCACACTAGATATAGTATTTTTTTAATGGTAATTCTTATCATTTTTTTAATAACTTTATTCGCATCGCTAATCTGTCTGTTGCTTCACGCAAATCATCCACCTGTTTAATAAATTTTCTCAATTCAGCACTAGATGGACTTAAATGTATTTCTTCCTGAAGATATTCTCCCGCATCCATAAATACTGAGTTTGTACTGCGTTTAAACCACTGGTTAATACCATGAGATACGGTACCAATTTTATGTGCCGCGATATCTCCAATATTCTGGGCCAGTATTTCTTCCCAGTCGATATCAAGTTGAGATAATAAACGATTAAACTGATTAGCTAATGAGGTATCACCGGTAATCGTTATTTCACCCGTGAATAAAAGATCTTTCGGGTCTTTTGCTAAGCCCATTTTAGCAAGTGCTATGGGTGTGCCAGAAATAGTTGCATCTGCTTCACCATCAAAATCAGCAAGAATCATAAAATCATCTGCAGATGGGAAAAGACTCAGTGTTTTATTAAGGTCTTTAATTTCTATAGCTATGATTTTTCCTTCAAGTGAGGAAAAACGTGATAACGCATCAGGATCGAGCGACAGGTAACGATTTAGGGCTGTTTCTATTGCTGCGGTAAGTGCCTGATCTAAATCCATTGAAGATTAAACCTAGACTTTATAACCTTTATGCAGGGCAACAATTCCACCGCTAAGATTATGATATTTAACTTTATTAAACCCGGCTTCTTCCATCATGCCCTTTAAAGTTTCCTGACCTGGATGCATGCGAATTGATTCTGCCAGATACTGATAACTATCTTCATCTTTCGCAATATACTTACCCATTAATGGCAACAATTTAAATGAATAAGCATCATAAACGGGTGCCAGTCCCGGTGCGACCGGTTTAGAAAATTCCAGCACAAGCAAACGACCGCCCGGCTTTAATATACGTAACATTGAACGCAGTGCTTTATCTTTGTCAGTTACATTACGTAAACCAAAGGCAATCGTAATGCAGTCAAAGGTATCATCTGCAAATGGAAGGCATTCGGCATTGGCCTGAACATATTCAATATTACCTGCAACACCATTATCAATTAAGCGCTCACGACCACGTCGTAACATTGAACCGTTTATATCGGAAAGCACAACCTGACCAGATGGGCCGACCATTGAAGTCATTTTTAATGCCAGGTCTCCGGTACCGCCCGCCAGATCTAAAACTTTCTGCCCAGCCTTAAGTCCTGTCTGACTCAATGTAAAACGCTTCCATAAACGATGCACACCAAAAGACATGACATCATTCATAATGTCATAGTTATCTGCAACAGAGTGAAATACATCAGCTACGCGTTTTGCTTTTTCGCCAATGGGTACCTGCTGGTATCCAAAATGTGTTTTTTCGTCACTCATGTTGCTTCTCTTAATATTCAGATGAACATATCTGTTCGAATTGGGTTGAATCGTTACAACTAATTCAATTCCGCATGTTTATGGCCTGCATCTTTTAATCGCTGCAGATAGTTTGTCCACTTCGCATCATAGTTAATACCAAGATCGTATAAGTATGACCAGGTATAAAGACCACTATCATGACTATCATCAAAAACCAGTTTAACAGCATATACACCAACGGGTTCAATTCCCGTTATGTTGACATCTGATTTACCGACTTGCAGCGTTTCTTCACCCGGCCCATGCCCGCGTACTTCAGCTGATGGCGAGTGAACACGTAAAAACTCTGTACTGTATTTGAACTGACTGCCATCATCAAAATCAATTTCCAGAACACGTGATTTCTGATGCAGGTTTATATTAGTCGGCCTTGGATCTGCCATATTTAATCTCCGAAAGAATTTGTATCCTGGGGGAAGGAGGATGTATTTTACATGAAATGATTAAAAACTTTATAGATCTTATGGGGTGGACAATAAAGCATGGCCACCCCAGTCTATTTTCTGAAACCCGGTTTATAGAATATAGCGGCTCAGGTCTTCATCCTGCACCAGTTCGCCCAGATTGCTCTCTACAAAATCAGCATCAACACTAAGCGCCTTACCTGAACTATCAGCTGCTTCAAATGATACTTCTTCTAATAATCGTTCCATAACCGTATGTAAACGACGTGCACCAATATTTTCTGTGCGCTCATTTACATCATGTGCAACTTTAGCAATTTGCTCAATACCTGAATCGACGAAATCTAACTCATAACCTTCTGTTCCTAACAGGGCTTTATATTGCTCGGTTAAGGAAGCATCCGGCTCAGTTAAGATGCGCTTAAAATCAGCTGTAGTCAGTGCTTTAAGCTCTACTCGTATCGGTAAACGCCCCTGTAATTCAGGAATTAAATCAGATGGTTTAGCCAGATGAAATGCACCAGAAGAAATAAATAACATGTGATCGGTTTTCACCATGCCATATTTAGTGCTGACCGTGCAGCCCTCAACCAATGGCAGTAAATCACGCTGCACACCTTCTCTTGATACATCAGCACCTGATGTTTCACCTTTTTTACACACCTTGTCTATCTCATCAATAAAAACGATACCGTTCTGCTCTGCATTCTGTACCGCATTCAGTTTAAGCTCATCTTCATTCACCATTTTACCGGCTTCTTCTTCAACCAGAATCTTACGCGCATCTTCAATACGTAATTTACGTTGCTTGGTTTTATCATTACCCATATTCTGGAACATGCCCTGCAACTGGTTTGTCATTTCTTCCATGCCCGGTGGAGCCATTATTTCTACACCCACCTGCTCGGCTTTGACTTCAATTTCAATTTCCTTATCGTCTAAATCTCCCCGACGTAATTTTTCACGAAATTTTGAACGTGTATTGCTCTCAGTCACTTCCGGCTCACCAAATTCATTTCTGGCAGGTGGTAACAGAGCATCTAAAATACGATCTTCTGCTGATGATTCTGCTCTATGCCGTACTTTTTCTATTTCTGTCTCACGCGTCATTTTTACCGACATATCAACAAGATCGCGTATGATACTATCAACTTCACGACCAACATAACCAACTTCAGTGAATTTGGTTGCTTCTACCTTTATAAAGGGGGCATTCGCGAGTTTAGCCAGACGACGCGCAATTTCAGTTTTACCCACACCGGTTGGACCAATCATTAAAATATTTTTTGGCGTAATTTCATTTCGCAGGTCTTCTCTAACCTGCTGACGACGCCAGCGATTTCGCAGCGCAATGGCCACTGCTCGCTTAGCATCATCCTGACCGACAATGTGTTTATCTAACTCTTGTACAATTTCTCTGGGTGTCATTTCAGACATAATTTAAACCTGATAGTTTTGGTACCCCGATCGCGATTTGAAGCTTGCTCCTACAGCGCCTGTAGAAGCAGAGCTTAATCATTCATCGGGATATAATAATTAATATTTAATTTCTTCTAACGTTAAATTCTGATTTGTGTAAATGCAGATATCACCCGCTATATTCAAACTCTTCTCAACCACTTCTCGGGCTGACAGGTCTGTATTATCAAACAATGCTCTCGCAGCTGACTGTGCATATGAGCCGCCTGAACCTATTGCCAACAGATCATCCTGTGTATCAATAACATCACCCGTGCCAGAAATAATCAGAGACGCTTCTTCATTAGCCACAATCATCATAGCTTCCAGCTTGCGTAACATTCTATCTGTTCGCCAGTCCTTAGCCATTTCTACAGCCGAACGAACCAGCTGGCCATTATGTTTTTCAAGCTGCCCCTCAAATCGTTCAAACAGGGTAAATGCATCTGCCGTAGCACCTGCAAAACCAACCAGAACTTTATCATTATATAAGCGGCGTACTTTTACTGCATTTGGTTTCATAACGGTATTACCCAGGCTTACCTGGCCATCGCCACCAATTACAACTTCATTATTTCTGCGCACCGAGAGTATCGTGGTGCCATGTAGTGTGGTTTGCAAAACAAACTCCCATCTTGGTCAATGCAAGAAGTTTAAGATGAGGTTTAAGATGGGATTTTCAAGGGGGACAGATAAAATAAACAGGTTGATGTTTACGCTTTAACGGACGTTTTCAGGTTTGTAAACTGGTAAAGGTAAATGCTGTTCAGATACATATCCATCGGGGAAAGAGCATCTTTCCCCGATGGAGAAAAACCTAAACAGTGCTTACTCCAAATCAGTCGGATCATTAAACAATGGTGTAAGCGAAATACTACCTTGAGACTCCTGTGGATACATTGGGTCACTCTTATCACCAGGATCCAGATTCGACGCTGTATCAGGAGGGGGAAATAAAACCAGAGACTGCAAATAACTCACAATCGCTCGCTGAGATGCCCCCCACAAATAGGCATATTTTTTTCTTGAACTCGCCGCTTCCCCACCATGGCGCAAAATAACTTCATGAAGATTTATACTGCGCCCATCATGACCATACGGTGCGGTTGTACCAACACCCCACAGAGGCTCAGTCATAAACTCTTTCTGGTAACTTCCATCAAAATTGCGCTCCCAGAATTTTGACCCCAGATCATGCCGTTTAAAATCTGCATATACATTTTTAACAATAAATGAATTTAATTTTGGCTGCTTTAATGCCGGATAACCTGAACCGTCATCAATTTCATCAAACTTCGCCTCAGCTGTTGCATATAAATGATTAAAGCCGCCATTTTCCCTGTCATATGCGGTTTCAACATCTGCAACACGCCGATCTTTATTTATTACCAGATCTGTTTTATGGCAGGTGGTGCAACCTATTTTTTCCATCAGGTATTTGCCTTTGCGTGTGGCCCGGTTACTTTTGTACTGTGCTGGCTTGAAATAATTTAATAGATAAAATTCCATATAATCCAGTAACTCTGGAGGCATTTCATTTGAAATGCCATCACTGTCCCCATCCGCAAAACTATCACTAACCGGTGGCATAGAAACAGCATCTTTATTTCCCGCTAAAGACAGACCCGATGGCGTTATCACGTTATTACCAGCAAAGGCTAACTGGTGATCAGGGTCATGTGACTGCAGACCCATTTCAGCATTAAAAGCCCCCATAGAAAAACTTCGAATTGAAAAATCACTGCCTTCTGCAAAAAAGGGCTTAACCCTGAGATCATCATCTATACCTTTAAGATGACTATTATCAACACTGCCATCAGGATGAGCAGTAATCGAACCATACTGAATACCCTTACTCTTCAAATAAACGGTTTTATTGCTATTTGTTGACTGAGCCGTTTCAATTGCACTATCACGTACTGCCCTTAAGTCAGCGGTTATCTCATCCGCCAGCATTTCAATTAAACCCAGCCCAAATAGATGCGGCGCATCACGGCTATCAGGCCGCGTAAACACATCACCACCATCACCCGCACCACCTCTTGGCCTCGCATGGCAGGCAGCACAACTATCAGCCAGTCCGGCACCTAATGCCCCATTCGTATTGAGGTCACCTTCTCCATCATTCACACGGGGACCAAAACCCTGTTTAATCTGAAATTTTCGTTGAAAGAGCTGCCGGCCACGAACAATGGCTCGGAATGGATCTCGATTGATAAGATAAATAGAAGAGTCAGGCGTATTAATATCACCCCGCCCCATTCCAATTTGTTCAGTTAATGATTTTTTAATTCCCGCATTAACCGTATTGGGAGCCTGTGTTATATCATTCAATTCAGCAACCGCTGTATTTGTAATAATTATCAGGCCAATCAGACACCTTCTTAAAGGCATTATTCTCGGGGTTAACCCCTTATTTTTATAACCGTTGCCGTTATTTAGCATTTTTATCACCTTTTTTTCAAGCCATCACATGATGTTAAAATCATGCTATACCTGTAAAAAAAGCCTTACATCTGGATAGACGTACACAAATCACAATTAAAACAATATACCTTAGTATATTTTCTATAATACTTCGGTCTATATCTTCAAACTATCAGACTGTAACATTATGATAAATAACTATTAATCAACTAAAACATTTTAATATTATTAAATTTACTAATAATTCTTTTATAAAGACAGCTATTTCTTCTTTTGCGCTCGCGGATGGGCCGCATCGTAAGTTTTAGCCAGTTGCTGAAAATCAAGATGGGTGTAAATTTGAGTGGTTTTTAAATGCGCATGCCCGAGCAATTCCTGCACGGCACGTAAGTCCTGTGAAGACTCTAACATATGAGATGCGAATGAATGACGCATTAAATGCGGGTAAACTCGCTGACTTATATCCTTCTCCTGACACAATTTCTGGATACGCGCACGGATACTGGATGCACTCAAACGTGTGCCCCGCCTACTAATAAACAAGGCCTTTTCATCTGACTTTATATACATTTCACGACATTTCAGCCATTTTTTTAACATTATACCTGCATTTTTCCCGAAATGACACAGGCGCTCTTTACCCCCTTTACCTGATACTTTTAACTGATTCACCTGCCAGTTAACATCCGAAACATTCAGACCTATTAACTCGGACAAACGCAAACCACCCGCATAAAGCAACTCAAGCACTGCATAATCACGCACCATCAGCGGATTGTCTTTTAAAACCTGATCATCGGGAGCAAGTAACATGTGCTCGATTTCCTGCGGATGCATCACATCCGGCAGTTTTTTTTCTGACTTTGGCGCCATAACATGTGAAGCAGGATTATTACGAATACGTTTATTCGTTAATAAATATCGAAATAAACGCCTTAATGCACTCAACAACCGTTGAATACTTTTCCCACCCAGGCCCTGCCGGTGAACCTGACTTACAAACTGACGAATATGATGCTCATCAATTGCCTCCCAGTCGGCAACAGACTGAGCCTTAAGAAAAACCATAAATCGGCTTATATCTCGACGATAGTTTTTAACTGTATGGTGGGAAAACTGCTTTTCTGATTCCAGAAACTGATAGAAAAGCATTAAATCATTTTGAAATAGGCTGGATTGCTTTGACATTCAATCTAATCCGTTTAACGTACTGCGACCTTAACGCGCCTTTAATAGATCATGATATTTAAGTAAAACACCATGATAAATTTCTTAATTCGTTACAGCCTTCAATAACTGTGAGCGCATAGCAGCACCAATAAGATCAGACAAACTACTCAGAAAATCTGTGCCCATGCCCGCGTGATAACGCTGCTCATCACAACTACCTAGAATGATAAGACCCTGAATACCGGGTACCGATACAGGAATGAGTGCTGCAGATGCAACATCATCGGCATCATCAAAAAACAAACTGGCAATCTCTTCCTGAGTAAAGTGACCACACTGAATCCTGTTTTTTTCTATCAGAACCGAAAATGCCTGTAATACCTCGTCACCACTGTCAACATAGGTATGACCCTCATCACCACCCGACGCTATATCTTCACTGTGCAGTCGAAAATAAACAAAATCTGTTCCCAGCTTATGACGAAGCTCATCATCAACGACACCCAGGATATCATCCAGGCTGTCCGCATCAAATAAGTTCACCGCTAAACGGTGCAAACTAACATGTAACCGCTGGTTATCATGAACTGCATCCACCATATCGCGTAATTTCTCTTCAAAATGCTGGTTTTTTTCACGCAATACAGAAACCTGGCGCTCAACCAGAGACACTGCAACACCGGATTCATGAGGAATTTCAAGATCACTTAACAACGGAGAATGCTGCAGGAAAAAGTCTGGATTCTCCATTAGATAGTCCACCACCTGTTGCTCTTCCGGCAGCTCAAGTTCTTCCGTTTTTTCCGCCTGATTATTTAACTGATTTGTCACAGTGATATCTTTCCTTCAAACACATGGGTTGCGGGCCCGGTCATATATAATGGTTCATTCTTTCCAGCCCAGCGTATAACAAGCTCGCCTCCGGGTAAACTGACTTTTACGCTTTCAGCCAATTTACCCTGAAGCCTGCCCGCCGCCACTGCTGCACAGGCCCCCGTACCACAGGCCAATGTTTCAGCCGCTCCACGCTCATACACCCTGAGCCGAATAGAATTAGACGATACCACCTGCATGAAACCCACATTAACTCTCTTCGGAAATCGGGGGTGATTCTCAATTTCAGACCCCAGCGCTTCCACGGGGGCATCATCCACACTTTCAACCTCAAGCACTGCATGGGGGTTACCCATTGATACTGCAGCAATACTCAGGCAACCGGCACTGGTTTGTAAATCATATTCTGCTGCCTGAATATCAGAAATAAATGGCAGACTCTCGGGCTCAAAACCGGGCACGCCCATATTGACAGTGATTTCTCCATTTGATTCCAGCACAAGCACAATCAGGCCACTGCTGGTTTCAACAGGAATTTCTCTATTTACCGTCAGACCTTTATCGATTACAAATTTTGCAAAACACCTTGCGCCATTTCCACACTGCTCTACTTCACCCCCATCCGCATTAAATATTCGATAGCGAAATTCGGCCTGTGCAGCTTGAGGCTTTTCCACCAGCAAAAGCTGATCGCAACCCACACCGAATCGTCGATCTGCAATAAAGCGAATCTGCTCAGATGTCAGGTTTACATCCTGATTTATGCCATCAATAACAACAAAATCGTTACCAAGACCATGCATTTTAGTGAACTGTATATCCATCACGGAAGCATATCACGCCTGATTGATAAATCGACCATCACAACTGCTTTTAGCATTAAACGATTATTTCGTACGCTTGCTACGTTCGGGAATGGATCTCTTTTTTGAGCTCCGTCCCCTGTGATAATTCCGATCTGATTGCCAGAGCAATGAACCGTAAACTTTTAGCTATTTGCCAAACCCCGACAAACGGCAACGACAATCTTTGACATTAATCCTGTTTAGTATCATATTGTCATACAGTGTCATGACACGGAGCTCACCTGTATGAGTAACACACCCAAAAAACCCAGTTGCGAAACCCTGATCAGTTTATTTCCTGATCCGTTTGTGATTATTGACCGACAATTTCAAATTGTCGCTGCCAATCAAAAATATCGGGATCATTATAAGCAGGAAGATATCGTCGGCAAACATTGTTACGAAGTA from endosymbiont of Galathealinum brachiosum includes the following:
- a CDS encoding ubiquinone biosynthesis regulatory protein kinase UbiB; protein product: MLQVRQLLRLLYINYVLAKHGLDDIIFEIHLFRPFRFLIYLMPWNWIARNRAPRGQRIREALEDLGPIFIKFGQMLSTRKDLLPEDIAEELTALQDRVPPFDGDLAQQLIEKAYGTSIDEYFDEFNTTPLASASIAQVHTAKLKDGKEIVVKVLRPNIQPVIKRDIALLFIIAKLAERYSKDARRLRAIEIVQEYEKTILDELDLMREAANASQLRRNFENSKQLYIPEVYWDYTRRNVMVMERIHGEPMANIEKMKAAGVNMQRLSELGVEIFFTQVFSHNFFHADMHPGNLFVDMSDLGNPEYIAVDFGIVGTLSPKDQRYLAENFLAFFKRDYNRVAQLHVDSGWVPAGTRVDEFESAIRSVCEPIFEKPLKDISFGQLLLRLFQTARRFNMEVQPQLVLLQKTLLNIEGLGRQIYPDLDLWQTAKPFLEKWMNEQVGVKSLLKGFKKNLPYIAEKMPDMPELLFDAVKKIAEGENHQQQAEAFRELNKNIESNHKKLSYVLIGVSGLIMATILSGQTVNIEYQVLHVPVMSWLSAGIGSVFIWIGLKRF
- a CDS encoding sterol-binding protein, whose protein sequence is MDLDQALTAAIETALNRYLSLDPDALSRFSSLEGKIIAIEIKDLNKTLSLFPSADDFMILADFDGEADATISGTPIALAKMGLAKDPKDLLFTGEITITGDTSLANQFNRLLSQLDIDWEEILAQNIGDIAAHKIGTVSHGINQWFKRSTNSVFMDAGEYLQEEIHLSPSSAELRKFIKQVDDLREATDRLAMRIKLLKK
- a CDS encoding bifunctional demethylmenaquinone methyltransferase/2-methoxy-6-polyprenyl-1,4-benzoquinol methylase UbiE → MSDEKTHFGYQQVPIGEKAKRVADVFHSVADNYDIMNDVMSFGVHRLWKRFTLSQTGLKAGQKVLDLAGGTGDLALKMTSMVGPSGQVVLSDINGSMLRRGRERLIDNGVAGNIEYVQANAECLPFADDTFDCITIAFGLRNVTDKDKALRSMLRILKPGGRLLVLEFSKPVAPGLAPVYDAYSFKLLPLMGKYIAKDEDSYQYLAESIRMHPGQETLKGMMEEAGFNKVKYHNLSGGIVALHKGYKV
- a CDS encoding 1-(5-phosphoribosyl)-5-((5-phosphoribosylamino)methylideneamino)imidazole-4-carboxamide isomerase, with product MADPRPTNINLHQKSRVLEIDFDDGSQFKYSTEFLRVHSPSAEVRGHGPGEETLQVGKSDVNITGIEPVGVYAVKLVFDDSHDSGLYTWSYLYDLGINYDAKWTNYLQRLKDAGHKHAELN
- the hslU gene encoding HslU--HslV peptidase ATPase subunit (heat shock protein involved in degradation of misfolded proteins) codes for the protein MSEMTPREIVQELDKHIVGQDDAKRAVAIALRNRWRRQQVREDLRNEITPKNILMIGPTGVGKTEIARRLAKLANAPFIKVEATKFTEVGYVGREVDSIIRDLVDMSVKMTRETEIEKVRHRAESSAEDRILDALLPPARNEFGEPEVTESNTRSKFREKLRRGDLDDKEIEIEVKAEQVGVEIMAPPGMEEMTNQLQGMFQNMGNDKTKQRKLRIEDARKILVEEEAGKMVNEDELKLNAVQNAEQNGIVFIDEIDKVCKKGETSGADVSREGVQRDLLPLVEGCTVSTKYGMVKTDHMLFISSGAFHLAKPSDLIPELQGRLPIRVELKALTTADFKRILTEPDASLTEQYKALLGTEGYELDFVDSGIEQIAKVAHDVNERTENIGARRLHTVMERLLEEVSFEAADSSGKALSVDADFVESNLGELVQDEDLSRYIL
- a CDS encoding HslU--HslV peptidase proteolytic subunit (heat shock protein involved in degradation of misfolded proteins), producing the protein MQTTLHGTTILSVRRNNEVVIGGDGQVSLGNTVMKPNAVKVRRLYNDKVLVGFAGATADAFTLFERFEGQLEKHNGQLVRSAVEMAKDWRTDRMLRKLEAMMIVANEEASLIISGTGDVIDTQDDLLAIGSGGSYAQSAARALFDNTDLSAREVVEKSLNIAGDICIYTNQNLTLEEIKY
- a CDS encoding thiol oxidoreductase-like protein — encoded protein: MPLRRCLIGLIIITNTAVAELNDITQAPNTVNAGIKKSLTEQIGMGRGDINTPDSSIYLINRDPFRAIVRGRQLFQRKFQIKQGFGPRVNDGEGDLNTNGALGAGLADSCAACHARPRGGAGDGGDVFTRPDSRDAPHLFGLGLIEMLADEITADLRAVRDSAIETAQSTNSNKTVYLKSKGIQYGSITAHPDGSVDNSHLKGIDDDLRVKPFFAEGSDFSIRSFSMGAFNAEMGLQSHDPDHQLAFAGNNVITPSGLSLAGNKDAVSMPPVSDSFADGDSDGISNEMPPELLDYMEFYLLNYFKPAQYKSNRATRKGKYLMEKIGCTTCHKTDLVINKDRRVADVETAYDRENGGFNHLYATAEAKFDEIDDGSGYPALKQPKLNSFIVKNVYADFKRHDLGSKFWERNFDGSYQKEFMTEPLWGVGTTAPYGHDGRSINLHEVILRHGGEAASSRKKYAYLWGASQRAIVSYLQSLVLFPPPDTASNLDPGDKSDPMYPQESQGSISLTPLFNDPTDLE
- the xerC gene encoding tyrosine recombinase XerC; this translates as MLFYQFLESEKQFSHHTVKNYRRDISRFMVFLKAQSVADWEAIDEHHIRQFVSQVHRQGLGGKSIQRLLSALRRLFRYLLTNKRIRNNPASHVMAPKSEKKLPDVMHPQEIEHMLLAPDDQVLKDNPLMVRDYAVLELLYAGGLRLSELIGLNVSDVNWQVNQLKVSGKGGKERLCHFGKNAGIMLKKWLKCREMYIKSDEKALFISRRGTRLSASSIRARIQKLCQEKDISQRVYPHLMRHSFASHMLESSQDLRAVQELLGHAHLKTTQIYTHLDFQQLAKTYDAAHPRAQKKK